The stretch of DNA ATGATAGTGGCGATCTTTGAAACAAAATCACGATGCTGAAAAAATTTGATTAAAAATTCCTGTGTTACTATGCAGGATTTTTTTTGTCATAACGGTTCATATAAACGGGCATCGGCAGCAGGGAGAGAAGCTGGAATGGAGATCTGCTTTTTTATCACTAATTTAGTATTTATCCTGCCGTATTATTGACAAAGGTAATTTTTAATTATATTATCATTATTGATAATGATAATATAAGGGTGTTAATTGTGAAAAATTCAAAAGCAGATTTATTACTTCATCCCGTTCGTTTTCGCATTGTCCAAGCGATCATAGGCGGGCACCATATTACTGCACAGCAGATTATGGAGCTGTTGCCTGATATCCCACAGGCTACGTTGTATCGGCAGTTAAATAAACTACTTGAGGGAGGGGTTATTGAGGTAGTGAAGGAGCGGCAAGTACGCGGAACAAAAGAAAAGGTATTCGCAATGGCAGAAAATGGAGCTAGCTTATCGGCAAAAGATCTAACGGATTCTAAGAAAGAGGACCATATGCAATATTTCTTGGCTTTTTTAGCTACTATCCAATCTAGCTTTGATCGCTACCTGCAACAAGAGGAATTAGATTTAGAAGCTGATGGAGTCAGCTATCGGCAGATGCCGCTGTTTTTAAGCGATGAAGAATTTTCAGTGTTTATTCAAAAAATGGCTTCAGTCGTCTTGGAATTTGCCAAAAATGCTCCCACTGCTGAACGCCGCCGCCGTACTCTATCTACGATTATCATTCCTGACCCAAAATGATTGGGCTCTAAAAAGGAGAAATGCTATTATGAATAGTCCTGTTCAGAATGAAAAAGAAGAGTCGCCGGATTTCTATCGGAAAGAAGCTCGTCTATTTTACTATTTGATTCCTTTATACCTCGCTGTTCCGCTTTTTATATGGTTTTTCTTTCAAAAACTCGGAGCTGAGTTTATTTGGATAGCATTTGGCCTAGGAGCTCTTGGGTGGATCGTTGCGCTTATGCTGCGGGGACCTATAAGTTTATTTGTAAAAAACCTCCCCCAAAAATCTGTCATGCTTATAGTCGGCTTCTCTTCAGGTCCGCTTGAAGAAGGTATTCGCGCAGCACTTCTTTTGCTTACCGGCACTTCGTTTTCTTGGGCTCTCTCGATTGGGCAAGGATGGGCTGCAATTGAGGTGCTGTATACCATCATAAATGGATTAGTATTAATTAAGATTTTTCAGAAAAATGATGAAAAATCCCTTGAAGTAAAAAGGATATTAGCCTCTCAAGGAACTTCGCGTTTAAGCCCTTTTTGGGGGTTATCAGAACGGCTTTTTGCCAGCTTATTTCATATCGGGGCTACTCTGATAATAGCTTATTCACCGCCATTAACCATCCCCATCCTTTTTGTACACAGCGCCCTTAACTTAGGAGCCGTTTGGATATCACGAAGAAGTATGTTTTTTGCACAATTGTACGTAGCGATTATAGGTGTAATCGTTCTAGTGGTCGGACTTGTGTTATTCCATTAAAAATGGTTTTATATCAAGATTCCAAACACAAAAAAGTTACGTCCTCGTCAGAATTGTCCTGTATCCAGCGGCAAGAGAAAGCCGGCTCTTGCCGCTGGATACAAGCAGGGAAGCTCATGGATGTCGTCCTGAAAAATGTAAGGGGCAGGGAGCTCGCCAACCAATGAAGATGGATATTCAATTCTTGCTATGTGGAATTGGGAACGTAAAAATTATTTTATAAAAGGGGAATAGAAGGGTAGCGATTGCCACCCCTTGGAGTAAAAAAAGAGAGATGGGTATCCATCTCTCTTTTTAAGATAGTAATTAATCGTTTACTTTTCTAGTAATCACAAAAATGACTAATACAACAAAAAACAAAACAACTCCAACAATTCCCGTTACAACTTCATTCTTTGCAGTAAAATTAACCAATGTTAATAAAAAAAGGAAAACACAACCGATGACAGGTAGAGCACTTTTTAATTTTCTCATTTTAAAAAAACCCCTTTTTTGCATTTAAAACCCATAAATTACTATTAAACTGTAATTATATTTAAAATATCAAAAGGAGTTGGAGAAATGAAGGGAATGAAGCATTTTATTTTCTTACTTTCTGCAGTTTTTCTTTTTAGTTCCATTACGGTTCCTACAGTTTCAGCAAAAGAACAAGCACAAAAAATTCCAGGCAGTCCTCTTCGCTTCGATGTTTATACA from Bacillus xiapuensis encodes:
- a CDS encoding helix-turn-helix domain-containing protein, with product MTKVIFNYIIIIDNDNIRVLIVKNSKADLLLHPVRFRIVQAIIGGHHITAQQIMELLPDIPQATLYRQLNKLLEGGVIEVVKERQVRGTKEKVFAMAENGASLSAKDLTDSKKEDHMQYFLAFLATIQSSFDRYLQQEELDLEADGVSYRQMPLFLSDEEFSVFIQKMASVVLEFAKNAPTAERRRRTLSTIIIPDPK